The following proteins come from a genomic window of Corallococcus sp. NCRR:
- a CDS encoding amidohydrolase family protein encodes MGTVLKGGFVVELEPASVERVDLRIEGERIVARGEDLAPGPDDEVVALSGKLVFPGLVNAHHRLATVLSRGLVRPTPTSYQGLLEQVRWPFENALDLDAVQVAATAGGLESIQCGTTTLFDLHASPKAVTGSLLRAARGLHEVGVRGVLSYAVTDRMGAVGREEGLEETVSFARKARGRFRGQVGAGPCFTLGDDALQGLGEALNTTGTGLHFPLAEDPLDERLSTERHGNSPVTRLLTSNLLSPRAMAAHVGHLAWADLAQVLATGTWFLHTPRSNQGQEVGYAPALKFGARASLGTDGTSPDLFAEAQAAYLRSREAGQPIDVLRYLANGHRLASQVFEAAIGPMREGALADLLVLDYLSPTPLTAETLAWHVVHGLGSRHVEAVMVDGVWRVWARRPLSVNPTVVAEQSREAAAAVWARMASS; translated from the coding sequence TTGGGCACCGTCCTCAAGGGTGGTTTCGTCGTCGAGCTGGAACCTGCGTCCGTGGAGCGGGTGGACCTGCGCATCGAAGGTGAGCGCATCGTGGCGCGGGGCGAGGACCTCGCGCCCGGCCCCGACGACGAGGTGGTCGCGCTGTCCGGCAAGCTCGTCTTCCCGGGGCTCGTCAACGCCCACCACCGGCTGGCGACCGTGCTGTCGCGCGGCCTGGTCCGTCCGACCCCCACGTCCTACCAGGGCCTGCTGGAGCAGGTGCGCTGGCCCTTCGAGAACGCGCTGGACCTGGACGCGGTGCAGGTGGCCGCCACGGCGGGCGGCCTGGAGTCCATCCAGTGCGGCACCACCACCTTGTTCGACCTGCACGCCTCGCCCAAGGCGGTGACGGGCTCGCTCCTGCGCGCGGCGCGCGGCCTCCATGAGGTGGGCGTGCGCGGCGTGCTGTCCTACGCGGTGACGGACCGCATGGGCGCGGTGGGCCGCGAGGAGGGGCTGGAGGAGACGGTCAGCTTCGCGCGCAAGGCCCGGGGCCGCTTCCGGGGACAGGTGGGCGCGGGCCCCTGCTTCACGCTGGGCGACGACGCGCTCCAGGGCCTGGGCGAGGCGCTCAACACCACCGGCACCGGCCTGCACTTCCCGCTCGCCGAGGACCCGCTGGACGAGCGGCTGTCCACCGAGCGCCACGGCAACTCGCCGGTGACGCGGCTGCTCACCAGCAACCTGCTGTCACCCCGCGCCATGGCGGCGCACGTGGGGCACCTGGCGTGGGCGGACCTGGCGCAGGTGCTGGCCACGGGGACATGGTTCCTGCACACGCCGCGCTCCAACCAGGGCCAGGAGGTGGGCTACGCGCCCGCGCTGAAGTTCGGGGCGCGCGCGTCGCTGGGGACGGACGGAACGTCGCCGGACCTGTTCGCGGAGGCGCAAGCGGCGTACCTGCGCTCGCGCGAGGCGGGGCAGCCCATCGACGTGCTGCGCTACCTGGCCAACGGCCACCGGCTGGCGTCACAGGTGTTCGAGGCGGCCATCGGCCCCATGCGCGAGGGCGCGCTCGCGGACCTGCTGGTGCTGGACTACCTGTCGCCCACGCCGCTGACCGCGGAGACGCTGGCGTGGCACGTGGTGCACGGGCTGGGCAGCCGCCACGTGGAGGCGGTGATGGTGGACGGCGTGTGGCGCGTGTGGGCGCGCAGGCCGCTGTCGGTGAACCCCACGGTGGTGGCCGAGCAGTCGCGCGAGGCCGCCGCCGCCGTGTGGGCCCGCATGGCCTCGTCGTAA